From a single Myotis daubentonii chromosome 5, mMyoDau2.1, whole genome shotgun sequence genomic region:
- the SLC4A9 gene encoding anion exchange protein 4 isoform X3: MQPVQGLLDSEPQTVPVPKGCASLAEMKLPGQEEFDVYSAQENVPTGEPDSGPGSGPSPDGSSDTGVPKDPLLFIQLNELLGWPQALEWRETGRWVLFEEKLEMGGGRWSAPHVPTLALPSLQKLRSLLMEGLVLLDCPAQSLLELVEQVTRVESLSPELRGQLQSLLLQRPQHLIQTTSTRPCWGSARPRQSPRDEEAPLKEQRLNSLRQKLPPGAEAGAVLAGELGFLAQPLGAFVRLREPVVLGPITEVPLPSRFFCLLLGPPTLGRSYHEMGRAMAVLLSDPQFQWSVRRACNLYDLLAALDAFLEEVTVLPPGRWDPTARIPPPKCLPSQHKRVPSQMQEVKGPSARRGSPAEDRHGHPPQAPSPELQRMGRLFGGLVQDVRRKALWYPSDFLDALHPQCFSAVLYIYLATITNAITFGGLLGEATDGAQGVLESFLGTAVAGAAFCLMAGQPLTILSSTGPVLVFERLLFSFSSLIFIYDAVGKMLSLTRAYPIQRPGSPAYGCFCQYPDPGGNESQWTRTKPKDTDDLLSTDPGLVNASLLPPPECVRQGGHPRGPGCHTVPDIAFFSLLLFLASFLFAMAFKHVKTSRFFPSVVRKVLSDFSSVLAILLGCGLDAFLGLATPKLTVPREFKPTLPGRDWLVSPFGTNPWWLSVAAALPALLLSILIFMDQQITAVILNRAEYRLRKGAGFHLDLFCVALLMLLTSALGLPWYVSATVISLAHMDSLRRESRACALGEPPRFLGIREQRLTGLVVFILTGISIFLAPILKFIPMPVLYGIFLYMGVAAISSIQFTKRVQLLLMPAKHQPDLLLLRHVPLSRVHLFTAIQLACLGLLWIIKSTPAAIIFPIMLLGLVGVRKALEWVFSPQELLWLDELMPGKERSTPEKGLEPEYSFSGSDSEDSELMYQPKAPEINISVN; encoded by the exons ATGCAGCCAGTCCAGGGGCTCCTGGACTCAGAACCCCAGACTGTACCAGTTCCAAAAGGCTGCGCAAGCCTCGCCGAGATGAAGCTGCCGGGCCAGGAGGAGTTTGATGTCTACAGTGCTCAGGAAAATGTGCCCACAGGAGAGCCGGACAGCGGcccaggctctggccccagccCGGATGGCTCCTCAGACACTGGGGTACCCAAGGATCCTCTGCTCTTCATTCAGCTGAATGAGCTGCTGGGCTGGCCCCAGGCGCTAGAGTGGAgagagacaggcag gtgggtgcTGTTTGAAGAGAAGCTGGAGATGGGTGGGGGCCGGTGGAGTGCCCCCCATGTGCCCACCCTGGCGCTGCCCAGCCTGCAGAAGCTCCGCAGCCTTCTCATGGAGGGCCTTGTCCTGCTGGACTGCCCGGCTCAGAGCCTCCTGGAGCTCGTGG AGCAGGTGACCAGAGTGGAGTCGCTGAGCCCGGAGCTGAGAGGGCAGCTGCAGTCCTTGTTGCTGCAGAGACCCCAGCACCTCATCCAGACCACAAGCACCAGGCCCTGCTGGG GGTCTGCCCGTCCAAGACAGTCTCCCCGCGATGAGGAAGCCCCCCTGAAGGAGCAG CGTCTGAACTCCCTGAGACAGAAGCTGCCTCCAGGAGCCGAGGCCGGGGCTGTGCTGGCAGGCGAGCTGGGCTTCCTGGCACAGCCCCTGGGGGCCTTTGTGCGACTGCGGGAGCCAGTGGTGCTGGGGCCCATTACTGAGGTGCCCCTCCCCAGCAG GTTTTTCTGCCTCCTCCTCGGGCCCCCCACACTGGGAAGGAGCTACCATGAAATGGGCCGGGCGATGGCGGTCCTCCTCAGTGACCCG CAATTCCAGTGGTCAGTTCGACGGGCCTGCAACCTTTATGACCTTCTGGCAGCCCTGGATGCCTTCCTAGAGGAGGTGACAGTGCTCCCCCCAGGCCGGTGGGACCCCACAGCCCGGATCCCCCCGCCTAAATGTCTGCCCTCTCAACACAAAAG GGTCCCCTCGCAAATGCAGGAGGTCAAGGGCCCCTCTGCCCGGCGTGGGTCTCCGGCCGAGGACAGGCACGGCCACCCGCCGCAGGCACCCAGCCCGGAGTTGCAGCGGATGGGCAG GCTGTTTGGGGGCCTTGTCCAGGACGTCCGGAGGAAGGCCTTGTGGTACCCCAGTGACTTCTTGGACGCCCTGCACCCTCAGTGCTTCTCCGCTGTGCTCTACATTTACCTGGCCACCATCACTAACGCCATCACTTTTGGGGGGCTGCTGGGAGAAGCCACCGATGGTGCTCAG GGGGTGCTGGAAAGTTTCCTGGGcacagcggtggcaggagctgccttctgcctGATGGCCGGCCAGCCCCTCACCATCCTCAGCAGCACGGGGCCAGTGCTGGTCTTTGAACGCCTGCTCTTCTCCTTCAGCAG CCTCATCTTCATCTATGATGCCGTGGGCAAAATGCTGAGCTTGACCCGTGCCTATCCCATCCAGAGGCCTGGCTCTCCCGCCTACGGCTGCTTCTGCCAGTACCCAGACCCTGGAG GAAATGAGTCTCAGTGGACAAGGACAAAGCCAAAAGACACAGACGACCTCTTAAGCACG GACCCAGGCCTGGTCAATGCGTCCTTGCTGCCCCCACCTGAGTGTGTCCGGCAGGGAGGCCACCCTCGTGGCCCTGGCTGCCATACCGTCCCAGACATcgccttcttctccctcctcctcttccttgccTCCTTCCTTTTTGCCATGGCCTTCAAGCATGTCAAGACAAGCCGCTTCTTCCCATCTGTG GTGCGCAAGGTACTCAGCGACTTCTCCTCAGTCCTGGCCATCCTGCTGGGCTGTGGCCTTGATGCCTTCCTGGGCCTAGCCACGCCAAAGCTCACGGTGCCCAGAGAGTTCAAG cccacacTACCTGGGCGTGACTGGCTGGTGTCACCTTTTGGAACCAACCCCTGGTGGCTGAGTGTGGCAgccgctctgcctgccctgctgctgTCTATTCTCATCTTCATGGACCAGCAGATCACAGCGGTCATTCTCAATCGTGCCGAATATAGACTGCGG AAGGGAGCTGGCTTCCACCTGGACCTCTTCTGTGTGGCTTTGCTAATGCTGCTCACATCAGCGCTTGGGCTTCCCTGGTATGTCTCAGCCACTGTCATTTCCCTGGCCCACATGGACAGCCTTCGGAGAGAGAGCAGAGCCTGTGCTCTGGGGGAGCCCCCCCGCTTCCTGGGCATCAG ggAGCAGAGGCTGACAGGCCTGGTGGTGTTTATCCTTACAGGAATCTCCATCTTCCTGGCACCTATACTCAAG TTCATCCCAATGCCTGTGCTCTATGGCATCTTCCTGTACATGGGGGTGGCAGCAATTAGCAGCATTCAG TTCACCAAGAGGGTGCAGCTTTTATTGATGCCAGCAAAACACCAGCCAGACCTCCTGCTTTTGAGGCATGTGCCTCTGAGCAGGGTCCACCTCTTCACAGCCATCCAGCTTGCCTGCCTGGGTCTGCTTTGGATAATCAAGTCTACACCTGCAGCCATCATCTTTCCCATCATG TTGCTGGGCCTGGTGGGGGTCCGAAAGGCACTGGAGTGGGTCTTCTCACCACAAGAACTTCTCTGGCTTGATGAGCTGAtgccagggaaggaaaggagcaCCCCTGAGAAGGGGCTGGAGCCAGAGTACTCGTTCAGTGGAAGTGACAGTGAAGAT TCAGAGCTGATGTATCAACCAAAAGCTCCGGAAATCAATATCTCTGTGAATTAG
- the SLC4A9 gene encoding anion exchange protein 4 isoform X2 has protein sequence MQPVQGLLDSEPQTVPVPKGCASLAEMKLPGQEEFDVYSAQENVPTGEPDSGPGSGPSPDGSSDTGVPKDPLLFIQLNELLGWPQALEWRETGRWVLFEEKLEMGGGRWSAPHVPTLALPSLQKLRSLLMEGLVLLDCPAQSLLELVEQVTRVESLSPELRGQLQSLLLQRPQHLIQTTSTRPCWGSARPRQSPRDEEAPLKEQRLNSLRQKLPPGAEAGAVLAGELGFLAQPLGAFVRLREPVVLGPITEVPLPSRFFCLLLGPPTLGRSYHEMGRAMAVLLSDPQFQWSVRRACNLYDLLAALDAFLEEVTVLPPGRWDPTARIPPPKCLPSQHKRVPSQMQEVKGPSARRGSPAEDRHGHPPQAPSPELQRMGRLFGGLVQDVRRKALWYPSDFLDALHPQCFSAVLYIYLATITNAITFGGLLGEATDGAQGVLESFLGTAVAGAAFCLMAGQPLTILSSTGPVLVFERLLFSFSRDYSLDYLPFRLWVGIWVATFCLVLVATEASVLVRYFTRFTEEGFCALISLIFIYDAVGKMLSLTRAYPIQRPGSPAYGCFCQYPDPGGNESQWTRTKPKDTDDLLSTDPGLVNASLLPPPECVRQGGHPRGPGCHTVPDIAFFSLLLFLASFLFAMAFKHVKTSRFFPSVVRKVLSDFSSVLAILLGCGLDAFLGLATPKLTVPREFKPTLPGRDWLVSPFGTNPWWLSVAAALPALLLSILIFMDQQITAVILNRAEYRLRKGAGFHLDLFCVALLMLLTSALGLPWYVSATVISLAHMDSLRRESRACALGEPPRFLGIREQRLTGLVVFILTGISIFLAPILKFTKRVQLLLMPAKHQPDLLLLRHVPLSRVHLFTAIQLACLGLLWIIKSTPAAIIFPIMLLGLVGVRKALEWVFSPQELLWLDELMPGKERSTPEKGLEPEYSFSGSDSEDSELMYQPKAPEINISVN, from the exons ATGCAGCCAGTCCAGGGGCTCCTGGACTCAGAACCCCAGACTGTACCAGTTCCAAAAGGCTGCGCAAGCCTCGCCGAGATGAAGCTGCCGGGCCAGGAGGAGTTTGATGTCTACAGTGCTCAGGAAAATGTGCCCACAGGAGAGCCGGACAGCGGcccaggctctggccccagccCGGATGGCTCCTCAGACACTGGGGTACCCAAGGATCCTCTGCTCTTCATTCAGCTGAATGAGCTGCTGGGCTGGCCCCAGGCGCTAGAGTGGAgagagacaggcag gtgggtgcTGTTTGAAGAGAAGCTGGAGATGGGTGGGGGCCGGTGGAGTGCCCCCCATGTGCCCACCCTGGCGCTGCCCAGCCTGCAGAAGCTCCGCAGCCTTCTCATGGAGGGCCTTGTCCTGCTGGACTGCCCGGCTCAGAGCCTCCTGGAGCTCGTGG AGCAGGTGACCAGAGTGGAGTCGCTGAGCCCGGAGCTGAGAGGGCAGCTGCAGTCCTTGTTGCTGCAGAGACCCCAGCACCTCATCCAGACCACAAGCACCAGGCCCTGCTGGG GGTCTGCCCGTCCAAGACAGTCTCCCCGCGATGAGGAAGCCCCCCTGAAGGAGCAG CGTCTGAACTCCCTGAGACAGAAGCTGCCTCCAGGAGCCGAGGCCGGGGCTGTGCTGGCAGGCGAGCTGGGCTTCCTGGCACAGCCCCTGGGGGCCTTTGTGCGACTGCGGGAGCCAGTGGTGCTGGGGCCCATTACTGAGGTGCCCCTCCCCAGCAG GTTTTTCTGCCTCCTCCTCGGGCCCCCCACACTGGGAAGGAGCTACCATGAAATGGGCCGGGCGATGGCGGTCCTCCTCAGTGACCCG CAATTCCAGTGGTCAGTTCGACGGGCCTGCAACCTTTATGACCTTCTGGCAGCCCTGGATGCCTTCCTAGAGGAGGTGACAGTGCTCCCCCCAGGCCGGTGGGACCCCACAGCCCGGATCCCCCCGCCTAAATGTCTGCCCTCTCAACACAAAAG GGTCCCCTCGCAAATGCAGGAGGTCAAGGGCCCCTCTGCCCGGCGTGGGTCTCCGGCCGAGGACAGGCACGGCCACCCGCCGCAGGCACCCAGCCCGGAGTTGCAGCGGATGGGCAG GCTGTTTGGGGGCCTTGTCCAGGACGTCCGGAGGAAGGCCTTGTGGTACCCCAGTGACTTCTTGGACGCCCTGCACCCTCAGTGCTTCTCCGCTGTGCTCTACATTTACCTGGCCACCATCACTAACGCCATCACTTTTGGGGGGCTGCTGGGAGAAGCCACCGATGGTGCTCAG GGGGTGCTGGAAAGTTTCCTGGGcacagcggtggcaggagctgccttctgcctGATGGCCGGCCAGCCCCTCACCATCCTCAGCAGCACGGGGCCAGTGCTGGTCTTTGAACGCCTGCTCTTCTCCTTCAGCAG AGATTACAGCCTGGACTACCTGCCCTTCCGCCTATGGGTGGGCATTTGGGTGGCCACCTTTTGCCTGGTGTTGGTGGCCACAGAGGCCAGTGTGCTGGTGCGCTACTTTACTCGATTCACCGAGGAAGGCTTCTGTGCCCTCATCAGCCTCATCTTCATCTATGATGCCGTGGGCAAAATGCTGAGCTTGACCCGTGCCTATCCCATCCAGAGGCCTGGCTCTCCCGCCTACGGCTGCTTCTGCCAGTACCCAGACCCTGGAG GAAATGAGTCTCAGTGGACAAGGACAAAGCCAAAAGACACAGACGACCTCTTAAGCACG GACCCAGGCCTGGTCAATGCGTCCTTGCTGCCCCCACCTGAGTGTGTCCGGCAGGGAGGCCACCCTCGTGGCCCTGGCTGCCATACCGTCCCAGACATcgccttcttctccctcctcctcttccttgccTCCTTCCTTTTTGCCATGGCCTTCAAGCATGTCAAGACAAGCCGCTTCTTCCCATCTGTG GTGCGCAAGGTACTCAGCGACTTCTCCTCAGTCCTGGCCATCCTGCTGGGCTGTGGCCTTGATGCCTTCCTGGGCCTAGCCACGCCAAAGCTCACGGTGCCCAGAGAGTTCAAG cccacacTACCTGGGCGTGACTGGCTGGTGTCACCTTTTGGAACCAACCCCTGGTGGCTGAGTGTGGCAgccgctctgcctgccctgctgctgTCTATTCTCATCTTCATGGACCAGCAGATCACAGCGGTCATTCTCAATCGTGCCGAATATAGACTGCGG AAGGGAGCTGGCTTCCACCTGGACCTCTTCTGTGTGGCTTTGCTAATGCTGCTCACATCAGCGCTTGGGCTTCCCTGGTATGTCTCAGCCACTGTCATTTCCCTGGCCCACATGGACAGCCTTCGGAGAGAGAGCAGAGCCTGTGCTCTGGGGGAGCCCCCCCGCTTCCTGGGCATCAG ggAGCAGAGGCTGACAGGCCTGGTGGTGTTTATCCTTACAGGAATCTCCATCTTCCTGGCACCTATACTCAAG TTCACCAAGAGGGTGCAGCTTTTATTGATGCCAGCAAAACACCAGCCAGACCTCCTGCTTTTGAGGCATGTGCCTCTGAGCAGGGTCCACCTCTTCACAGCCATCCAGCTTGCCTGCCTGGGTCTGCTTTGGATAATCAAGTCTACACCTGCAGCCATCATCTTTCCCATCATG TTGCTGGGCCTGGTGGGGGTCCGAAAGGCACTGGAGTGGGTCTTCTCACCACAAGAACTTCTCTGGCTTGATGAGCTGAtgccagggaaggaaaggagcaCCCCTGAGAAGGGGCTGGAGCCAGAGTACTCGTTCAGTGGAAGTGACAGTGAAGAT TCAGAGCTGATGTATCAACCAAAAGCTCCGGAAATCAATATCTCTGTGAATTAG
- the SLC4A9 gene encoding anion exchange protein 4 isoform X4 yields MQPVQGLLDSEPQTVPVPKGCASLAEMKLPGQEEFDVYSAQENVPTGEPDSGPGSGPSPDGSSDTGVPKDPLLFIQLNELLGWPQALEWRETGRWVLFEEKLEMGGGRWSAPHVPTLALPSLQKLRSLLMEGLVLLDCPAQSLLELVEQVTRVESLSPELRGQLQSLLLQRPQHLIQTTSTRPCWGSARPRQSPRDEEAPLKEQRLNSLRQKLPPGAEAGAVLAGELGFLAQPLGAFVRLREPVVLGPITEVPLPSRFFCLLLGPPTLGRSYHEMGRAMAVLLSDPQFQWSVRRACNLYDLLAALDAFLEEVTVLPPGRWDPTARIPPPKCLPSQHKRVPSQMQEVKGPSARRGSPAEDRHGHPPQAPSPELQRMGRTSGGRPCGTPVTSWTPCTLSASPLCSTFTWPPSLTPSLLGGCWEKPPMVLRDYSLDYLPFRLWVGIWVATFCLVLVATEASVLVRYFTRFTEEGFCALISLIFIYDAVGKMLSLTRAYPIQRPGSPAYGCFCQYPDPGGNESQWTRTKPKDTDDLLSTDPGLVNASLLPPPECVRQGGHPRGPGCHTVPDIAFFSLLLFLASFLFAMAFKHVKTSRFFPSVVRKVLSDFSSVLAILLGCGLDAFLGLATPKLTVPREFKPTLPGRDWLVSPFGTNPWWLSVAAALPALLLSILIFMDQQITAVILNRAEYRLRKGAGFHLDLFCVALLMLLTSALGLPWYVSATVISLAHMDSLRRESRACALGEPPRFLGIREQRLTGLVVFILTGISIFLAPILKFIPMPVLYGIFLYMGVAAISSIQFTKRVQLLLMPAKHQPDLLLLRHVPLSRVHLFTAIQLACLGLLWIIKSTPAAIIFPIMLLGLVGVRKALEWVFSPQELLWLDELMPGKERSTPEKGLEPEYSFSGSDSEDSELMYQPKAPEINISVN; encoded by the exons ATGCAGCCAGTCCAGGGGCTCCTGGACTCAGAACCCCAGACTGTACCAGTTCCAAAAGGCTGCGCAAGCCTCGCCGAGATGAAGCTGCCGGGCCAGGAGGAGTTTGATGTCTACAGTGCTCAGGAAAATGTGCCCACAGGAGAGCCGGACAGCGGcccaggctctggccccagccCGGATGGCTCCTCAGACACTGGGGTACCCAAGGATCCTCTGCTCTTCATTCAGCTGAATGAGCTGCTGGGCTGGCCCCAGGCGCTAGAGTGGAgagagacaggcag gtgggtgcTGTTTGAAGAGAAGCTGGAGATGGGTGGGGGCCGGTGGAGTGCCCCCCATGTGCCCACCCTGGCGCTGCCCAGCCTGCAGAAGCTCCGCAGCCTTCTCATGGAGGGCCTTGTCCTGCTGGACTGCCCGGCTCAGAGCCTCCTGGAGCTCGTGG AGCAGGTGACCAGAGTGGAGTCGCTGAGCCCGGAGCTGAGAGGGCAGCTGCAGTCCTTGTTGCTGCAGAGACCCCAGCACCTCATCCAGACCACAAGCACCAGGCCCTGCTGGG GGTCTGCCCGTCCAAGACAGTCTCCCCGCGATGAGGAAGCCCCCCTGAAGGAGCAG CGTCTGAACTCCCTGAGACAGAAGCTGCCTCCAGGAGCCGAGGCCGGGGCTGTGCTGGCAGGCGAGCTGGGCTTCCTGGCACAGCCCCTGGGGGCCTTTGTGCGACTGCGGGAGCCAGTGGTGCTGGGGCCCATTACTGAGGTGCCCCTCCCCAGCAG GTTTTTCTGCCTCCTCCTCGGGCCCCCCACACTGGGAAGGAGCTACCATGAAATGGGCCGGGCGATGGCGGTCCTCCTCAGTGACCCG CAATTCCAGTGGTCAGTTCGACGGGCCTGCAACCTTTATGACCTTCTGGCAGCCCTGGATGCCTTCCTAGAGGAGGTGACAGTGCTCCCCCCAGGCCGGTGGGACCCCACAGCCCGGATCCCCCCGCCTAAATGTCTGCCCTCTCAACACAAAAG GGTCCCCTCGCAAATGCAGGAGGTCAAGGGCCCCTCTGCCCGGCGTGGGTCTCCGGCCGAGGACAGGCACGGCCACCCGCCGCAGGCACCCAGCCCGGAGTTGCAGCGGATGGGCAG GACGTCCGGAGGAAGGCCTTGTGGTACCCCAGTGACTTCTTGGACGCCCTGCACCCTCAGTGCTTCTCCGCTGTGCTCTACATTTACCTGGCCACCATCACTAACGCCATCACTTTTGGGGGGCTGCTGGGAGAAGCCACCGATGGTGCTCAG AGATTACAGCCTGGACTACCTGCCCTTCCGCCTATGGGTGGGCATTTGGGTGGCCACCTTTTGCCTGGTGTTGGTGGCCACAGAGGCCAGTGTGCTGGTGCGCTACTTTACTCGATTCACCGAGGAAGGCTTCTGTGCCCTCATCAGCCTCATCTTCATCTATGATGCCGTGGGCAAAATGCTGAGCTTGACCCGTGCCTATCCCATCCAGAGGCCTGGCTCTCCCGCCTACGGCTGCTTCTGCCAGTACCCAGACCCTGGAG GAAATGAGTCTCAGTGGACAAGGACAAAGCCAAAAGACACAGACGACCTCTTAAGCACG GACCCAGGCCTGGTCAATGCGTCCTTGCTGCCCCCACCTGAGTGTGTCCGGCAGGGAGGCCACCCTCGTGGCCCTGGCTGCCATACCGTCCCAGACATcgccttcttctccctcctcctcttccttgccTCCTTCCTTTTTGCCATGGCCTTCAAGCATGTCAAGACAAGCCGCTTCTTCCCATCTGTG GTGCGCAAGGTACTCAGCGACTTCTCCTCAGTCCTGGCCATCCTGCTGGGCTGTGGCCTTGATGCCTTCCTGGGCCTAGCCACGCCAAAGCTCACGGTGCCCAGAGAGTTCAAG cccacacTACCTGGGCGTGACTGGCTGGTGTCACCTTTTGGAACCAACCCCTGGTGGCTGAGTGTGGCAgccgctctgcctgccctgctgctgTCTATTCTCATCTTCATGGACCAGCAGATCACAGCGGTCATTCTCAATCGTGCCGAATATAGACTGCGG AAGGGAGCTGGCTTCCACCTGGACCTCTTCTGTGTGGCTTTGCTAATGCTGCTCACATCAGCGCTTGGGCTTCCCTGGTATGTCTCAGCCACTGTCATTTCCCTGGCCCACATGGACAGCCTTCGGAGAGAGAGCAGAGCCTGTGCTCTGGGGGAGCCCCCCCGCTTCCTGGGCATCAG ggAGCAGAGGCTGACAGGCCTGGTGGTGTTTATCCTTACAGGAATCTCCATCTTCCTGGCACCTATACTCAAG TTCATCCCAATGCCTGTGCTCTATGGCATCTTCCTGTACATGGGGGTGGCAGCAATTAGCAGCATTCAG TTCACCAAGAGGGTGCAGCTTTTATTGATGCCAGCAAAACACCAGCCAGACCTCCTGCTTTTGAGGCATGTGCCTCTGAGCAGGGTCCACCTCTTCACAGCCATCCAGCTTGCCTGCCTGGGTCTGCTTTGGATAATCAAGTCTACACCTGCAGCCATCATCTTTCCCATCATG TTGCTGGGCCTGGTGGGGGTCCGAAAGGCACTGGAGTGGGTCTTCTCACCACAAGAACTTCTCTGGCTTGATGAGCTGAtgccagggaaggaaaggagcaCCCCTGAGAAGGGGCTGGAGCCAGAGTACTCGTTCAGTGGAAGTGACAGTGAAGAT TCAGAGCTGATGTATCAACCAAAAGCTCCGGAAATCAATATCTCTGTGAATTAG